From the genome of Syntrophorhabdaceae bacterium:
TCTATACACTTGTGGCACCGAAAAGTATCATAGAAAAGGCAGGTAAGATTGAGGCTATAGAATGCCTTCGCATGTCCTTGGGAGAGTTTGACTCTGGCGGTAGAAGAAGACCTATCCCCATAGAAGGGTCAGAATTCACTCTTCCTGTAGAGACGGTTATTGCTGCCATAGGTCAGGTGCCTGATACATCATACCTGAACGGTGACGGAATAAACGTGGCAAAAAACGGAACTATACAGGTAGACTCAAAGACCCTTGAAACTGCAAAGACAGGTATATTTGCTGCCGGTGATAATGTTCGAGGCCCTGCAAGTGTTGTAGAGGCCATTGCTGATGGTAAAAGGTCTGCAAAGGCAATAGATATATATCTTGGTGGCGATGGAATCATTGCCCCTTCATACAGGGAACAACTCCTTTCACTGAGGGTATCCTATGATGAAGAGGCATATCAAAAGGAAAGTAAGAGGGAGGATATTCCACATCTTCCTCTCACGGAGAGATATAAGAACTTCAAAGAGGTGGTCCTTGGATATCCATTGAAGAAGGCCATAGAAGAGGCAAAGAGGTGTCTGCACTGCTATATAAGAGAACAAGAAGGTGAAGATAAATTAATAAACGAAGAGGTATAGATATGGTCCGTGTATCCATTAACGGCAAAGAGATAGAGGTGGAAAAGGGTAGCACCGTCCTTGAGGCAGCGAAAAAGGCCAACATCCATATACCAACATTATGCTATCTTCCTGAGGTTCAGGCAATAGGTGCGTGTCGGGTATGTCTTGTGGAAGTAGAAGGCATTGGAAATCTCCAAGCTGCCTGTGTCTTTCCTGTTACCGATGGCATGAAGATCCATACGAATACCGAAAGGGTAAGGCTTGCAAGGAGGTTTTCTCTCGAGATGATACTTTCCAATCATCCCATGGACTGCCTTGCCTGCTCCAGGAACCTAAACTGTGAACTCCAGAAGATAGCCCATGAACTCGGTATCAATGAGATAAGGTTTAAAGGGGAGAAAAGCAAAGGCATAATAGACGAGTCATCTCCCTCTATAAGGAGGGACAACAATAAATGCATATTATGCAGGCGGTGCGTAACAGTATGTGAGAACATCCAGACAGTAAGCGCCCTTTCTTTACAGGGAAGGGGGTTTGAAACCCAGGTTATGCCTGCTTTTGAAAACGGTTTGGGTAATGTGGCATGCACAAACTGCGGCCAGTGTGCCCTTGTATGCCCTGTAGGCGCCATAACAGAAAAAGATGACACAGATGCAGTATGGGATGCCCTTTCAGACCCTACAAAGTTTGTAATCATCCAAGATGCACCTGCTGTAAGGGCAGCGCTCGGTGAGGAGTTTGGCTATCCTCCCGGAACACTTGTTACCGGCAAGATGCTGGCTGCAGCAAGGATGCTCGGTTTTGACAGGGTGTTTGATACAAACTTTGCAGCAGACTTAACCATAATAGAGGAAGGTAGTGAATTATTAAACAGGGTGAAGGAAAAAGGGGTGCTGCCACTTATTACAAGTTGTAGTCCTGGCTGGATAAAATTCATAGAGCACTTTTACCCAGAGTTATTACCCCATCTGTCCACATGCAAGTCACCCCATCAGATGCTCGGTGCATTGTGTAAGACGTATTTTGCCAAGAAGGCAGGGATCAACCCAAAAGACATGGTGGTTGTCTCTGTTATGCCATGCACTGCCAAAAAGTTCGAGTGCACAAGACCTGAGATGGCAGACAGCGGTTATAAGGATGTGGATTATGTGCTCACCACAAGGGAGTTTGCCAGGATGATAAAAGAGGCAGGTATAGATTTCAGGAACCTCGAAGATGGTAAATACGATGACCCTATGGGAGAATATACAGGTGCTGCCACCATTTTTGGGGCAACCGGCGGTGTCATGGAAGCGGCATTGAGGACTGCCTATGAGATTGCCACAGGTAAAACACTGGAGGATGTGGAATTTGTGGCAGTAAGGGGTCTAAATGGTATAAAAGAGGCAACTGTTCCTGTAGAAGGCATTGGAGATGTAAAAGTTGCCGTTGCCCATGGTCTCGGCAATGCCAGAAAGATTATGGAGAAGATAAAAAAAGGTGAAGCAGATTATCACTTTATAGAGATTATGGCATGTCCTGGTGGCTGTGTGGGAGGAGGCGGTCAGCCCATACCAGTTGATGCCGAGATAAGAAGGCTCAGGGCACAGGCGCTATATAATGAAGATAGGTCTCTAAAATACAGAAAATCGCACGAGAATCCCTCTATTAAAAAGATATACGAGGATTTCCTGAAAGAACCACTGGGTGAGTTATCTCATAAACTTCTGCATACAAAATATACGGCAAGAAACAGGTATTAGGTATTATTATAGAAGGTAGTCTTAAATGTCATATCGCATAGAAAGGGACCTCCTGGGAGAGATGGAGGTCCCTAAAGATGCGTATTACGGTATCCATACAGTAAGGGCGCTGAAAAACTTTCCTGTATCAGGTTTTAAAATCCCTGAAGAACTTATTGTTGCCCTCGCCCAGGTGAAGGAGGCATGCACAAGGGCAAACATAAAGACAGGCCTATTAGATGAAAGAATAGGCAATGCCATAATTGATGCTGCAAGAGAGATACAAGAGGGTAATCTCCACTGTCTTGCCACTGCCCTTGCACCTTATATAGGTCATGAAAAGGCTGGTGAGCTTTCTCAAAAGGCACAATTAGAAAGGAAACAGATAAGAGAGGTTGCCATAGAATCTGGTCTTTTTACAGATGAGGAATTAGATATCATATTCAGCCCCCAGGAGCTTACAAGACCCGGTATTCCCGGCGAAAAGAGATTAAAAAAGCGAGATAAACATGGCTGATACCACCTTAAGCGATACCCCCCGTGGCAGTAGACTCCACATAGCCATCTTCGGAAGGAGAAATGCAGGGAAATCGAGCCTCATAAATGCCCTTACAAACCAAGATATTGCCATCGTATCAGAGGTGCCAGGGACTACCACTGACCCTGTATATAAATCCATGGAGATACTACCCATAGGCCCTGTGGTCCTGATAGATACGGCAGGGATAGATGATGTAGGTGAACTGGGTAGATTAAGGATCGAAAAGGCATACAGTGTCCTGGCAAAGACAGACCTTATGCTCCTTGTCCTTGACCCATCCAATGTGAACGGGGATTTTGAAGAACAGGTAATTGAACAGGCAAAGGCAAACCACGTGCCTGTAATAGGCGTCTTAAACAAGGTTGACCTTTATTCTGAGGCAAGCCTGGAGGCATTTAAAAATAGATTCCCCATACCTATTGTCCCTGTCAGCGCTCTGAAAAAACAGGGAATCTATGAACTCAAGATGGCAATGATCAAACATGCACCAAAAGACTGGGTCTCTCCCACTATCCTTGGTGATCTCATCTCACCTGGTGATACTGTGATCCTTGTGGTGCCCATAGACCTTGCAGCACCAAAAGGGAGATTGATATTGCCACAGGTTCAGACCATAAGAGATATCTTAGATAACGATGCCATGGCATATGTGGTAAAGGAAAGGGAATTAAAGGCAGCAATAGGTAGTCTCTATAAAAAACCCCGCCTTGTGGTAACAGACTCCCAGGCATTCCTTAAGGTGGCAGCAGACACGCCCAGGGACGTCCTCATGACATCATTTTCCATACTATTTGCCCGCTATAAAGGTGACCTGCCTGCCCTTGTCAAGGGCGTTAAGGCCATAGAGAATTTAGTGCCTGGAGATAAGGTGCTCATAGCAGAGGCATGCACCCACCACAGGGTAGAAGATGACATAGGGACCGTCAAGATACCGAGGTGGTTAAGGCAATTTGTAGGTGGAGAACTCGATTTTAGCTGGGCAAGTGGGCACGAATTACCTAAGGATCTAAAAGATTATAAACTCATCATCCATTGTGGTGCCTGCATGATAAACAGAAAGGAGATGATACACCGTTTGATGGAGGCAGAAAAGGCAGGTATACCCATGGCAAATTATGGGGTTGTGATTGCATATACCCTCGGTATCTTGAAGCGTGCGCTTGAGCCTTTTCCAGAAGTAAAAGGGTTAATGGAATAATAAGGGATAAACTTGATCGGGCTTTGTTTACTTTTGTTTCAATCCGCTTTATAATATTAAAAGGTAAAAAAAAAATGAAACACGATAATAAAGGACAGGTTGCAGATTTCATAAATGAAGATTTGATATTCTCATGCCTTGAAAAGGCAAAAAATTCCACCAAAGAAGAGGCAAAGGATATTATAGAGAAGGCAAGACAGGCAAACGGTCTTGACCTATATGAAACAGCAGTTTTACTTCAGAACAAAGACCCGGAGGTTTCAGAGCTAATCTTTCATGCTGCCCATGAGATAAAAGAAAAGATTTACGGAAAAAGGCTTGTCCTGTTTGCACCCCTTTATATAAGCAATTATTGCATCAATAACTGTGTTTACTGCGGTTACAGAAGGGATAACAATATAGAAAGGGCAAAGCTCAC
Proteins encoded in this window:
- a CDS encoding lyase family protein, with protein sequence MSYRIERDLLGEMEVPKDAYYGIHTVRALKNFPVSGFKIPEELIVALAQVKEACTRANIKTGLLDERIGNAIIDAAREIQEGNLHCLATALAPYIGHEKAGELSQKAQLERKQIREVAIESGLFTDEELDIIFSPQELTRPGIPGEKRLKKRDKHG
- a CDS encoding NADH-dependent [FeFe] hydrogenase, group A6, which codes for MVRVSINGKEIEVEKGSTVLEAAKKANIHIPTLCYLPEVQAIGACRVCLVEVEGIGNLQAACVFPVTDGMKIHTNTERVRLARRFSLEMILSNHPMDCLACSRNLNCELQKIAHELGINEIRFKGEKSKGIIDESSPSIRRDNNKCILCRRCVTVCENIQTVSALSLQGRGFETQVMPAFENGLGNVACTNCGQCALVCPVGAITEKDDTDAVWDALSDPTKFVIIQDAPAVRAALGEEFGYPPGTLVTGKMLAAARMLGFDRVFDTNFAADLTIIEEGSELLNRVKEKGVLPLITSCSPGWIKFIEHFYPELLPHLSTCKSPHQMLGALCKTYFAKKAGINPKDMVVVSVMPCTAKKFECTRPEMADSGYKDVDYVLTTREFARMIKEAGIDFRNLEDGKYDDPMGEYTGAATIFGATGGVMEAALRTAYEIATGKTLEDVEFVAVRGLNGIKEATVPVEGIGDVKVAVAHGLGNARKIMEKIKKGEADYHFIEIMACPGGCVGGGGQPIPVDAEIRRLRAQALYNEDRSLKYRKSHENPSIKKIYEDFLKEPLGELSHKLLHTKYTARNRY
- the hydF gene encoding [FeFe] hydrogenase H-cluster maturation GTPase HydF; its protein translation is MADTTLSDTPRGSRLHIAIFGRRNAGKSSLINALTNQDIAIVSEVPGTTTDPVYKSMEILPIGPVVLIDTAGIDDVGELGRLRIEKAYSVLAKTDLMLLVLDPSNVNGDFEEQVIEQAKANHVPVIGVLNKVDLYSEASLEAFKNRFPIPIVPVSALKKQGIYELKMAMIKHAPKDWVSPTILGDLISPGDTVILVVPIDLAAPKGRLILPQVQTIRDILDNDAMAYVVKERELKAAIGSLYKKPRLVVTDSQAFLKVAADTPRDVLMTSFSILFARYKGDLPALVKGVKAIENLVPGDKVLIAEACTHHRVEDDIGTVKIPRWLRQFVGGELDFSWASGHELPKDLKDYKLIIHCGACMINRKEMIHRLMEAEKAGIPMANYGVVIAYTLGILKRALEPFPEVKGLME